A single region of the Leptospira fainei serovar Hurstbridge str. BUT 6 genome encodes:
- a CDS encoding CmpA/NrtA family ABC transporter substrate-binding protein gives MRRRIEYIAFMIGMIAYSVNIPGIFAEGKLETTKAKIGYIALMDSAPLVIAAEKGLFKKYGMNEVEVVKQASWGTTRDNLELGSENGGIDGAHILTPMPYALALGINTKGNKPVPMYILARLNLNNQGISAATKYKDIGLSVDSSPLKAVAMRAKADGKPLTVAMTFPTGTHNYWLRYWLAAGGIDPDLDVTTIVVPPPQMVANMKVETMDAFCVGEPWNQQLLNQKVGYTALMTQEIWKDHPEKSFAMRKDWVDKNPNSAKAILKAVMEAQIWAEKAENVKEMAKILSQKNWVNVPEADILPRLKGEFVYGDGRDMTNKIPKMKYWSSNASFPYKSHDKWFLAETRRWGFLPNGVDYDKVVNQVNRADIWKECASEIGQKKAIPKSDSRGIETFFDGVKFDPNDPEGYLNKLAIKNIDGKKTSHGKK, from the coding sequence ATGCGAAGAAGAATCGAATATATAGCGTTCATGATCGGAATGATTGCATATTCCGTAAACATTCCCGGAATATTCGCGGAAGGAAAATTGGAAACTACTAAGGCGAAGATAGGTTATATCGCGCTAATGGATTCCGCTCCGCTCGTCATAGCGGCCGAAAAGGGACTTTTTAAGAAATACGGAATGAACGAAGTAGAGGTCGTTAAGCAAGCTTCCTGGGGGACGACCAGAGACAATCTTGAACTTGGTTCCGAAAATGGCGGCATCGATGGAGCTCATATACTTACTCCGATGCCTTATGCGTTGGCGTTAGGGATCAACACGAAAGGAAATAAACCGGTTCCGATGTACATCCTGGCTCGTTTGAATTTGAATAACCAGGGAATTTCTGCGGCGACGAAATACAAAGATATCGGTCTCTCTGTGGATAGTTCTCCGCTCAAAGCTGTTGCCATGAGGGCAAAAGCGGACGGAAAGCCGCTCACGGTAGCAATGACATTTCCAACAGGAACCCACAATTATTGGCTACGATATTGGTTAGCGGCAGGCGGAATCGATCCGGATTTAGATGTAACTACCATCGTTGTTCCTCCACCGCAGATGGTGGCAAATATGAAAGTCGAAACGATGGATGCTTTTTGCGTGGGTGAGCCTTGGAATCAACAACTTCTCAATCAGAAGGTGGGATACACCGCGCTCATGACCCAAGAAATATGGAAGGATCATCCTGAAAAATCTTTCGCAATGCGTAAAGATTGGGTGGATAAAAATCCGAATTCCGCCAAGGCAATCTTAAAAGCCGTGATGGAAGCTCAAATATGGGCGGAGAAGGCGGAGAACGTTAAGGAAATGGCGAAAATTCTTTCCCAAAAAAATTGGGTGAATGTTCCTGAAGCCGATATTCTTCCTCGATTGAAAGGCGAGTTTGTTTACGGGGATGGTCGGGATATGACCAACAAAATTCCGAAGATGAAATATTGGAGCAGCAACGCTAGCTTTCCGTATAAAAGCCACGACAAATGGTTCTTAGCTGAAACCAGGCGATGGGGTTTTTTGCCGAACGGAGTGGATTATGATAAAGTCGTAAATCAAGTGAATCGCGCCGATATCTGGAAAGAATGCGCCTCAGAAATCGGACAGAAAAAGGCAATCCCTAAAAGCGATTCGCGAGGAATCGAAACTTTCTTTGACGGCGTTAAATTTGATCCTAACGATCCGGAAGGTTATTTAAATAAATTAGCAATTAAGAATATAGACGGTAAGAAAACGTCCCACGGGAAGAAATGA
- a CDS encoding alginate export family protein: MKQFIAPDRSFNVTRSSQIQAKIGIRKEVNRMFNNIRKYISNYNTRELIIILLISLITSGLNSQTLENPVQKPDPIVPQSQNQPEPPKSEPPKTETQEPKKKSEEVKYATPLKGDIPLDYLRTLLVTPEQMKDTQKSNLFWLDNLKMGFSARPRYESRENSTFNKRIDDYTSFVGQNTQVWFLLDPSPYFSVKITMQDSRLWGGSQGAQNAGNWSYALTTGAGTTVTPGTTTSTNVRSNTDIREAFIVLKKSEKLPVSIFIGRQVFAFGDLKIVGPLNWLNTGFSFDGVRFVHDSKWFRSHVFGTILSDQYNAPYGLTTSNGQAKGTIDEAYFTGMYNTIKGGDIAHLDLYALDISKKWIANPNPTDFDSRLKQRDNLLTTGFRLTNRTNMNNLPAGKVWDWTIESAWQSGYTGDRVKADWDILNLQTASGKNIYTQRVQYDTHFLSLDTGWKVLDNVRLGAGYTFGSGDPNRSDAKVGTWQTLFPQVAGSFPNWNTMNGQSLLAGFQNTKSYSARMNIKTESYGTFIFAFYDTLKATPQDAWYNVAGVPNTGNSTENFSNNKFTIDNGRLGKRLFYQYDFTWIYNYSEFISVWSGFSLVRAQDAIRNARDNPYAPNPLDRSTFEPNSKFFYLMVSVSL, encoded by the coding sequence ATGAAACAATTTATAGCACCGGACCGGAGCTTTAACGTCACGAGAAGCTCTCAGATACAAGCAAAGATAGGAATCCGAAAAGAAGTAAACCGCATGTTTAACAACATCAGGAAGTATATTTCCAATTATAATACCCGTGAATTAATTATAATTTTATTAATTAGTTTAATTACCTCCGGGCTGAATTCGCAAACATTGGAAAATCCCGTTCAAAAACCGGATCCTATTGTCCCGCAATCTCAAAATCAACCCGAACCTCCTAAATCTGAGCCGCCAAAAACGGAAACTCAGGAGCCTAAGAAAAAGTCGGAAGAGGTAAAATATGCGACTCCTCTTAAAGGAGACATTCCTCTTGATTACTTAAGAACACTACTCGTCACACCGGAACAAATGAAAGACACGCAAAAATCCAATTTGTTTTGGCTAGACAATCTTAAAATGGGATTTTCAGCGAGACCTAGATACGAATCCCGGGAAAACTCGACTTTTAATAAACGGATAGACGACTATACTTCGTTCGTCGGCCAAAATACCCAGGTTTGGTTTTTGCTCGATCCATCCCCCTATTTCTCCGTAAAGATTACGATGCAGGATAGTAGATTATGGGGAGGAAGTCAGGGTGCACAAAATGCGGGGAACTGGTCTTACGCACTTACGACCGGGGCAGGAACAACAGTAACACCAGGGACTACCACTAGCACAAACGTTCGAAGCAATACGGATATTAGAGAAGCGTTTATCGTTTTAAAAAAATCCGAGAAACTACCGGTTTCAATTTTCATCGGGCGACAAGTCTTCGCATTCGGAGATCTAAAAATCGTCGGTCCGTTAAACTGGTTAAACACCGGGTTTTCTTTCGACGGTGTCCGCTTTGTTCATGATTCGAAATGGTTTCGTTCCCATGTTTTCGGAACAATCCTATCCGATCAATACAATGCCCCTTACGGACTAACAACGAGTAACGGGCAAGCTAAAGGTACTATCGATGAAGCGTATTTTACCGGAATGTACAATACGATCAAAGGCGGCGACATAGCGCATCTCGATTTGTATGCGTTGGATATTTCCAAAAAATGGATTGCGAATCCTAATCCTACCGACTTCGACAGCAGACTGAAGCAGAGAGACAACTTATTAACGACAGGATTTCGATTAACCAATAGAACGAATATGAATAACTTACCCGCCGGCAAAGTATGGGATTGGACGATAGAATCGGCCTGGCAATCCGGATACACCGGTGATCGGGTAAAGGCGGATTGGGATATTTTAAATCTCCAAACCGCTTCGGGTAAAAACATATACACACAGAGAGTCCAATACGACACTCATTTTCTATCCCTCGATACGGGTTGGAAAGTTTTAGATAATGTTCGACTCGGCGCAGGATACACTTTTGGATCAGGGGATCCGAATCGATCCGATGCGAAAGTAGGAACTTGGCAAACTCTCTTCCCTCAAGTTGCCGGTTCTTTCCCGAATTGGAATACGATGAACGGTCAGTCGCTTTTGGCGGGATTTCAGAATACGAAATCGTACTCGGCTAGGATGAATATTAAAACGGAATCCTACGGAACTTTTATTTTCGCATTTTATGATACGCTAAAAGCCACTCCGCAGGATGCATGGTACAACGTAGCCGGAGTTCCAAACACCGGAAACAGCACTGAAAACTTTTCGAACAACAAATTCACGATCGATAACGGTAGACTTGGAAAACGATTGTTCTATCAATACGATTTCACATGGATTTACAATTATTCCGAATTCATCTCCGTCTGGTCGGGCTTCTCATTAGTAAGAGCGCAGGACGCAATTAGAAATGCAAGGGATAATCCGTACGCTCCTAATCCTCTGGACCGTTCCACTTTCGAACCCAATTCGAAATTCTTCTATCTAATGGTCTCCGTTTCTCTATAA
- a CDS encoding histidine kinase N-terminal 7TM domain-containing protein → MAIVTFVLLSLSALHFYKGSEKNYLNLSFSLIALLMSVWCALLSLSEIPLPFTLQSSLINLIPIPILFIPILLIYITFNYSKPNSPTSPPAFLTLFHVIAIVFFSWYAFEGEVGPYRMEGRLRIFKPGPLYYPACTYIYVSVFLCLAILIRNIFIGNYFVRIHSIYLSAGAIFCGLISYFFIILSSSFGISAIPTIMLGTLAFLWIVWLSITNYRLFNIDLSDFKYDFRNPRFSSTLVSLNRFLLKKIDPMTFAEICNQFEAKRREEVYALQAEMLLEFVYSKEGTISNHVRQYSQKVTDLFIN, encoded by the coding sequence TTGGCAATCGTAACATTTGTCCTTTTATCTCTATCGGCATTGCATTTTTATAAGGGTTCGGAAAAAAATTATCTGAATCTATCTTTTTCACTCATTGCGCTACTAATGTCGGTATGGTGCGCACTTTTGTCTTTAAGTGAAATTCCGCTTCCCTTTACTTTGCAATCTTCTCTTATAAATCTAATTCCGATCCCGATTCTCTTTATTCCGATTTTATTAATCTATATAACCTTTAATTATTCCAAACCGAATTCGCCGACGTCTCCACCTGCATTTTTAACTCTATTTCATGTGATAGCTATAGTATTCTTTTCTTGGTATGCTTTCGAAGGGGAAGTCGGTCCGTATCGAATGGAAGGAAGGCTAAGAATTTTTAAGCCGGGCCCGCTTTATTATCCTGCCTGCACATATATCTATGTTTCAGTCTTTTTATGCCTTGCGATATTAATTCGAAATATCTTCATCGGAAACTATTTTGTGAGGATTCATTCCATTTATCTATCTGCCGGAGCGATCTTCTGCGGACTTATCTCTTATTTTTTTATAATTCTTTCATCCAGCTTCGGGATTTCCGCAATTCCGACGATTATGCTTGGTACTTTGGCGTTTCTTTGGATCGTCTGGCTTTCGATTACTAATTACAGATTATTTAATATAGATCTTTCCGATTTTAAGTACGATTTCCGAAACCCGAGATTCTCGTCCACACTGGTTTCTCTCAATCGATTTTTATTGAAAAAAATCGATCCAATGACCTTTGCGGAAATTTGCAATCAATTTGAGGCTAAGAGAAGGGAAGAGGTTTATGCGCTGCAAGCCGAAATGTTATTAGAGTTCGTATATTCGAAGGAAGGAACCATATCGAATCATGTCAGACAATATTCGCAAAAAGTAACGGATCTTTTTATAAACTAA
- a CDS encoding helix-turn-helix transcriptional regulator, whose amino-acid sequence MIKSSGERVKFVRIEGRITEINQKDFAEEIKITQAMLSLIEANKQPLSYAIALKIEKATGYRAEWLIDGTKPEKLAKNSQEIRNPKDQEDLLRLISKTNAGDYVILLLSKLSNADREAVFKLIESLANKRKK is encoded by the coding sequence ATGATAAAATCATCAGGGGAGCGGGTAAAATTCGTCCGGATAGAGGGTCGAATCACGGAAATCAATCAAAAGGATTTTGCAGAGGAAATAAAGATCACTCAAGCAATGCTGAGCTTAATCGAAGCGAATAAACAACCTCTCTCCTACGCTATCGCACTTAAAATCGAAAAGGCGACGGGATATAGAGCGGAATGGCTGATCGACGGTACCAAACCTGAAAAACTGGCGAAAAATTCTCAAGAGATAAGGAATCCGAAGGATCAGGAAGACCTTCTAAGGTTAATTTCCAAAACGAATGCCGGCGACTATGTTATACTTCTACTTTCGAAGCTCTCTAATGCCGATCGGGAAGCGGTTTTTAAACTGATCGAATCCTTAGCTAATAAACGAAAGAAGTAA
- a CDS encoding LIC10906 family membrane protein, translated as MLSIQFVETVAILFSLFFGVYVFKISPTSDLNRRFLTLCILISLWIGCFLIRDFLPLGIRPFAFDWMLLPSIFIPSTLNSIVRKLKGEVADTLLIQKAGSVAHVFLLGYFVYCAVFCKFSVLIDSYNFYYRPTFNYHLLLIYATTILGLSILNLGNRIRISKGLMRVRMILLLSGISVSLFFALVFIYLLPLFQIFYVHLVSIGIILFLFLWAIAILHYDAFAIKDQLLSGKKIPFLIRASLPAVLLLYHLADPRDYDKKLLDTRSQIASSLIEFNYELVARTSLEGDEKSRVIAEQFGRYFK; from the coding sequence ATGCTCTCGATACAATTTGTAGAAACAGTAGCCATATTATTCTCCTTATTTTTTGGGGTTTACGTATTTAAAATTTCGCCTACCAGTGATTTGAATCGAAGATTCTTAACTCTCTGCATATTAATTTCACTCTGGATAGGTTGTTTCCTGATACGGGACTTTTTACCTCTGGGAATTAGGCCGTTTGCATTCGATTGGATGCTACTTCCGTCAATTTTCATACCCTCTACTCTAAATTCGATTGTTCGAAAACTAAAAGGGGAGGTGGCGGATACTCTTCTTATTCAAAAAGCAGGAAGCGTTGCTCATGTATTCTTATTGGGGTACTTTGTTTATTGTGCGGTTTTTTGTAAATTTAGCGTACTGATAGATTCGTATAATTTTTATTACCGACCTACATTCAATTATCATCTTTTGTTAATATATGCGACGACCATTTTGGGGCTTTCTATTTTAAATTTAGGGAATCGAATTCGCATTTCGAAAGGATTGATGCGGGTTCGCATGATACTATTATTAAGCGGAATTAGTGTCTCTTTGTTTTTCGCATTAGTCTTCATTTATCTACTACCGTTATTTCAGATTTTTTACGTGCATTTGGTATCGATCGGAATCATTCTCTTTCTTTTCCTGTGGGCGATTGCGATATTGCATTACGATGCGTTTGCAATAAAGGACCAATTGCTTTCGGGGAAAAAGATTCCATTTTTGATACGCGCAAGTTTACCTGCCGTCCTACTTTTATACCATTTGGCAGATCCAAGAGATTATGATAAAAAATTATTGGATACTAGGTCTCAGATAGCCAGTTCGTTAATCGAGTTTAACTATGAACTTGTTGCAAGAACGTCACTTGAAGGCGATGAAAAATCTAGAGTCATTGCCGAGCAATTTGGCCGTTATTTTAAATGA
- a CDS encoding LBL_2463 family protein, with amino-acid sequence MSHKVFDQIAQSVSQRAPRLTLNTWFPGSEFHILDKIKNFSAKIYKSAGYNEYPFMNFDPWSIWFYVTDRDGNIQAATRLVEKRDDNLVPIEFALLNFPLHEEEMERAEDYIKFAPNIRYAIVKTNSADWNSVSFRPTVLGLRAMKMCASAVAKYCLTKGFEIVYGLINPEWLGLHRVYLDYGAKESDEFPNLVYYPHCKLKGRVSKFRIIEMHKSSLQYLAKNIV; translated from the coding sequence ATGTCACATAAAGTTTTTGACCAGATTGCTCAATCCGTCAGCCAAAGAGCTCCCCGTTTAACGTTGAATACCTGGTTTCCGGGTTCCGAATTTCATATCTTGGATAAAATAAAAAATTTTAGCGCCAAAATATACAAAAGTGCGGGATACAATGAGTATCCGTTTATGAATTTCGATCCATGGTCGATTTGGTTTTATGTTACTGATCGGGACGGTAATATTCAGGCAGCCACTAGATTAGTGGAAAAACGGGATGACAATCTTGTGCCGATTGAATTTGCGCTTCTAAACTTTCCGCTTCATGAGGAAGAAATGGAAAGAGCGGAAGATTATATTAAGTTCGCACCGAATATCAGATACGCAATAGTCAAAACTAATTCAGCCGATTGGAATTCGGTTTCATTTCGTCCGACTGTTCTGGGTCTCAGGGCGATGAAAATGTGCGCGAGCGCGGTCGCGAAATACTGCCTTACGAAAGGTTTTGAAATAGTTTACGGGCTAATTAATCCGGAGTGGTTGGGATTGCATCGAGTGTATTTGGATTACGGAGCAAAAGAATCGGATGAATTTCCGAATTTAGTTTACTACCCGCATTGCAAATTAAAGGGAAGAGTTTCGAAATTTAGAATTATCGAAATGCATAAAAGTTCTTTACAGTATTTGGCGAAAAATATCGTATAA
- a CDS encoding NnrS family protein translates to MTTLFNPQASIWTFSFRPFFLGTALHAMLAILIWIFFQFSNFSPPYMTVSIQFHIYEMVFGFARAAILGFLFTAAQNWTKTVLLKEKSLIALFLLWLVGRFGFLSNSYLSSIAFSADVLCDILALYYLLPALLKKGQEHNRIIAFIYGVFCLLHVSTVFSVINLIPSYLSLHLIHISIFVILFIIIIIAGRIIPFFTSVAIPASFPQKFPKLEQTLQYFGVLLLFEEFFLFWVPKWLPLSGGLCFIYAVLNAVRWLYWKPWKSARTPILLILHLGYFWIVIGLLVYSSSRFGLVSSSPAYHVLTTGAIGVFIYGMITRVSLGHTGRPIHATKLTILGYVFINLTVLVRGFLPIFGHNREAYILSALFWILSFLIFSLQYTNILIQPRMDARPTPP, encoded by the coding sequence ATGACAACGCTATTCAATCCCCAAGCAAGTATCTGGACGTTTTCTTTCCGTCCTTTTTTTCTCGGGACGGCGCTGCACGCGATGCTTGCCATCTTAATTTGGATATTCTTTCAATTTTCCAATTTTTCACCGCCTTACATGACCGTAAGCATTCAATTTCATATATATGAAATGGTTTTCGGTTTTGCTCGGGCGGCAATTCTCGGTTTCCTTTTTACCGCAGCTCAGAATTGGACAAAAACCGTACTATTAAAGGAAAAAAGTCTAATCGCTTTATTTCTGCTTTGGCTCGTGGGAAGATTCGGATTTCTCTCCAATTCCTATCTTTCTTCGATCGCTTTTTCGGCCGACGTACTTTGCGATATATTGGCCCTCTATTACCTTCTGCCTGCATTGCTGAAAAAAGGTCAGGAGCATAATCGGATTATCGCGTTTATTTATGGAGTTTTTTGTCTACTTCATGTATCGACGGTTTTTTCCGTTATCAACCTAATTCCATCCTATTTGAGTCTGCATTTGATACATATTTCCATTTTTGTAATACTATTCATTATCATCATCATAGCGGGAAGAATTATTCCCTTTTTTACGTCCGTAGCAATTCCGGCCTCCTTCCCTCAAAAATTTCCGAAGTTAGAGCAGACTCTACAGTATTTTGGAGTCCTTTTATTATTCGAGGAATTCTTTCTATTTTGGGTTCCGAAATGGCTTCCCCTTTCCGGCGGCCTTTGTTTTATCTATGCAGTGTTAAACGCAGTTCGCTGGCTATATTGGAAACCTTGGAAGTCGGCGCGAACTCCCATTTTGCTCATTCTGCATTTGGGCTATTTTTGGATCGTCATAGGACTCTTGGTATACTCGTCATCGCGTTTCGGGCTCGTTTCAAGTTCGCCCGCCTACCATGTACTCACTACGGGGGCGATCGGAGTATTCATATATGGAATGATCACGCGGGTATCTCTCGGACATACCGGCAGACCAATCCATGCAACTAAGCTCACGATCCTCGGATATGTATTCATAAATTTAACGGTTCTTGTCCGCGGATTTCTACCGATTTTCGGTCATAATCGAGAGGCTTATATTCTATCCGCTTTATTTTGGATTTTATCTTTCCTTATATTTTCTTTACAATATACTAATATATTAATTCAACCTAGAATGGATGCAAGACCTACTCCTCCCTGA
- a CDS encoding Crp/Fnr family transcriptional regulator, whose product MQPLTEIKSVSPNHWKTIRQEYPVQLESIEIRRKYKKGELIFSEKELYRGFFTVSSGIFKVYCLNSDGREATLRIFTAGEVIAAHPIFYMTETCNYPAFCEALQDGELLYYPKDEFTSFLLQNTRALFLFSALTVEHLNYFRKKMMENLFLSVKDRILGFLRESGAEEEYISLPITKQQLALLLGTTPESISRAFRSLLEDSLIEEKGDSYRVKRTILSQN is encoded by the coding sequence ATGCAACCTTTAACCGAAATCAAATCCGTTAGCCCTAATCATTGGAAGACGATTCGTCAAGAATATCCGGTCCAGCTCGAATCGATAGAGATCCGAAGGAAATATAAAAAAGGCGAATTAATCTTTAGCGAAAAAGAACTTTATCGCGGGTTTTTTACCGTTTCATCGGGTATTTTTAAAGTATATTGCCTAAACTCGGACGGAAGAGAAGCAACTCTTAGGATTTTTACGGCCGGTGAGGTCATCGCAGCACATCCTATATTTTATATGACGGAAACTTGCAATTACCCTGCGTTTTGCGAAGCATTGCAAGACGGCGAATTACTATATTACCCGAAGGATGAATTCACATCTTTTTTACTTCAAAATACGCGAGCATTGTTCTTGTTCTCAGCTTTAACCGTAGAACATTTGAATTATTTCAGAAAGAAGATGATGGAGAACCTTTTTTTATCGGTCAAGGACAGAATACTCGGCTTCTTACGCGAATCAGGTGCGGAAGAGGAATATATCTCCCTCCCGATTACCAAGCAACAACTTGCGTTATTATTAGGAACAACTCCCGAATCCATCAGCAGGGCATTCCGCTCTCTATTAGAAGATTCTCTTATTGAGGAAAAAGGCGATTCTTATCGCGTTAAACGAACAATACTATCTCAAAATTAA
- the lfb1 gene encoding LIC10280 family protein, with translation MNSRRMLAILAVIALVTSVSVMKADPQLDLSGTYKASGINPNGTRYKGTVVFKKNDIGSYDVVWSVGIRLEGTAMLDGDTVSADWGDSTPITYTVKEGGRVLVGIWAHGNGLETLTR, from the coding sequence ATGAATTCACGAAGAATGTTAGCTATCTTAGCGGTCATTGCTTTAGTGACCTCGGTAAGCGTAATGAAAGCAGATCCTCAGCTCGATCTAAGCGGAACATACAAAGCGAGCGGCATAAACCCGAATGGAACCAGATACAAAGGAACGGTCGTGTTCAAGAAAAACGATATTGGTAGCTATGATGTCGTTTGGTCCGTGGGCATCCGTCTGGAAGGAACGGCTATGTTAGACGGAGATACTGTTAGTGCGGATTGGGGAGATAGCACTCCGATCACCTATACTGTAAAAGAAGGAGGACGAGTTTTGGTAGGGATTTGGGCTCATGGAAACGGGTTAGAAACTCTTACTCGATAA